The sequence atttttttttatttctatttttatttaatattttcatttgtttaatgttgaaattattttttttttttaaattttttttttttttattttttttattatatttatttcatttaaacaGATAATTTAGTTAATTTATCTAAAGCACCAAAACCTTTTTCCATGTATTCAGCTTTGGTAATCCAGAAATCATCACGATCCTTGGTAAGATCAGCCAAGACAGCACCACCGAGGAAAACCATGTGCTTTCTTCTTGGTGGATCTTCGATTCTGCATTTGAATTTAGCGAGACCTTCTTTGTTTCCTTTTAATACACGTTCCAAATAGAGAGATCTAATTTCCTTTTCGAGACGAGATGGTAAACCTGGATACATAGAGGAACCACCAGAAAGGACGATATGTTGATAGAAACCTTGTTGAAGATCACGGTCTGCCTTGGTGATACAATCAAACAATTGTTCATGGACACCACCACCTTCGACATCGACCAAAGATGGATTGAAGAGGGCTTCAGAGGCTTGGAATCTCTCTTGGCCAACTTTGATTACACGACCGTCTGGGAGGGTGTAGTTTTCGACGAGAACAGTGGTCTCTGAGGCCAATTTCATCTCTTGTTGAACATCGTATGCGACATAACAGAGTTTCTCTTTGATTTGACGGATGGTTTCGAAATCGGCGGTACGATTGAAAGCGTAACCACggagtaataataatttgatgaGGTAACGAGTTACATCACGACCGGCAACATCGAGACGACGAGTCAAATGTGGGATTGAGTAACCCTCATAGACTGGAATGATATGGGTGACACCATCACCTGAATCTACGACAACACCAGTCAAGAGACCTTGAGCATAGAGTGTGAGTACGGCTTGAATTGCTACGTAAACTGCTTGGAATCCATACTTTTCAAACATAcattcaatcattttttgaCGATTTGCAACTGGATTCATTGGTGGTTCGGTCAAGAGGATCTTGCATTCAGTTGGATCActaacttttaatttctctttaaGTGCATAGTCCCATACGTGTGTAATATCATCCCAATTACGAATGATACCATTTTCCAATGGATAGGTGATTTGTAACATTGATCTTAATTTGGCTGCTTCATCACCAACCATAATATCTTTAATCTCTACATTTTCTACCTTTTCTTCTGAACGTAAAATTGGTCTACCAACCATTGATGGAAAAATGGCTGTTGGGAAATTTGCACCTGCAAAACCACATTTTacaaactaataaaaaaaaaataaataaataattttaaaaaaaaaaaagttgaaaataagttttttttttttttttttttttttgtgtgtttgaaatatttgatgttcatatttttttttttttttttttttttaataataaatttaaaataatattaattagtattcaagttttattattatgaaaataaaaaaaatatataaattattgaaatttcattgtGTATTtgagatttttatttttttatttttttattttttttattttttttgaagttgtgatgttgattattttattattattaataaatgagtgaagttattataatttttcaacTTACACCAGTACCATTATCCATAACGATAACTTTATTTGAATCCATTTTTTAgcttatatatatattaatacaaTAAATTATGGTGTGGGTGTTAAATATggataaataatagtttttttttttttttttttttttatagtgtACAAAATAAAGagtgaaaaaaaatgattccTTTTTTAAATCCCCTTATTATCGAATTTacaatgaattatttaatttaataaataaaaaataggtCAAATTTTAAAGTAGTAATACTATAAAAAGTGATGGTGGATGTTTGAGttgtaatataaaaaaaaaaaaaaaaaaattaaaaaaaattttttttttttaaaaaaaaaaaaaagatttttttttgaaaaaaaaaaaaaaaaaaaaaaaaaaaaaaaccaaaaaatttATGCTGAAAAGATgggtttaatttttttttttttttgatttttttttttattataatttaatgagCCAATTCCACTttgtgattaaaaaaaaaaaataaaaaaaataaaaaaaataaaaaacaaaaaaaatagaaataaaaaaaaaaaaaagaagaaggatttaatttatttatttatttttataaataatatgttttaaaatatttttctctttttattaaatttttattttttattattattttattttttttttttattttttttttttttatttctaaaaaaaaaaaaataaattttgaattaggaaatagtttttttttttttttttcagatagACATTAATTAAACTTGCCATCACAAAAATGGATAATGGAAAAACTTTAGGGAAAGTATATCCTGCTATAGCAATTGCAGAcaagtgaaaaaaaataaaaaaattactcaaatgttttaattctttagtCCCACCCAATTAAGTTCATacctaaaaaaaattcaaactaAGGAAATTTTTTAAGTCTGAACTTAATTTGAATGGAGACccaaagaattaaaaatagatttaagtaattttaaatattttttttttttttttttttttttttttttttttttgaaaacttTTGTGTCAATGtgtgaaaataaatataaaagaaaaaaaagtttaaataaaaaaataatggatataattttttatttataaatttttttaattttttatatttatttttatttttttaattttttatttttttatttttttatttttttaattttttatttttttatttttttattttttttctatttttgcAATGGAGTAAAGTTTTTGGATAAAatgtattaaaataaaaattattgatttatccACCCCTATATCTTaattaacaaaaattaaataaaataaaataaaaatgtgggtttcattttattgttttttttaattattttttttatttttttatttttttttttttttttttaaaaagtgatttaattaattttttttttttatttttttatttttttaaattactttatttatttttcattttttatttttttttatttaattttttttttatttaattttttataattaatagtaAAATAAAGTGAGAGAGAGAAAGAGTgagagaaagaaagaaagaaagaaagaaagagagAGATAAAAACATACAATAGTTTGTGTGTATGTGTGTGCATTACAGTGATACTCagaacaaataaaaataattaattaatacatGGATCATAGATTTACAATAATTTATTGAAgcaataatttcaataccataataataaaataaaataaaataaaataaaataaattaaaataataataataataataataataataataataataataataataataataataataataaaatataataaaatataataaaataaaataattaaattttaatttttttaaaagaaattagataataataataaaaataataataataacaattaacattaaagaatttttttttatttttttttattttattttttttttatttttttattttcacacaTATTAAACATTCCACattcaatcattatcaattaaataaataaaaaaaaaaaaataataaaaaaaaaaaaaaaaaaatacaaaagatttttttttttttttttttttttttttttttttttttttttgtattctttctttttagtAAAAGAAAACGAAAAAATAACAACCACaataacaaaataataacaacaatcagtattttttaaaaaaaccaaaacaaaaaaaaaaaaagtctcTCAACGATAACTAACGAGTTGGTTAGTAAataatttcataaaaaaaaaaaaaaaaacaaaataaaaaaaaaaaaaaaaataaaaataaaaataaaaaaaaaaaaaaaaaaaaagaaaaacaacaaaaaataattttttttctcattttttttcaatttttaatttaaaaaactaatttaaataatcgcCCTATTTTGAACATAGGTgttaaatagtaatattagtaatagtAACATTATAAACAtagaatatattttttttttttccttttttttttcaaaatttttttttttctccacAAATAAGTAATAgtccaaaataataattggtcaattcaaaattaaatactttttcaaataaataaataaataaataattttcaaataaataaataaattaataaataaataatagtaaagaaaaaaaaagaaaaaaaaaaaaaaaagattaaaatcgCAACAATGATGTCAAATGTGGAAACTAAAACACCAAATTGGAGATTCAATCCAAAAACTTCAGAACCTGATATATCAGAAGATGGACTAGATATTGTAGATTCAGGTAAAAACAAGGCATGGACAACAGCTATAGCATCAGATATATCAATAAATAGACAATCCAATacattatattattatgaaattagggttaatttttgtaatgtttcaaattcaattaaaattggtatgtactatttataataatttataataatagtaataataatagtaatattaatgataagtataattataatttttaaaaattctagTATTTGGTATAATGGGAGAGAATTATATGACAAGGATATTATCAATAACACGTGGTTTAGTTGGTAGTTTAAAAGGGTCATGTCCATATGGATATTATCCAGATTTTGGTATTGGTACTCTATGTTATTTTGCAAATGGTTCCATTGTTAGGGATGGTGTATCGTTGGCTGAAAAAGCACAAAGTTATACAACAAATGATCGAATAGGAATGTTGGTTGATACTTGCAATAATTCAGTAgcattctttaaaaattcacAACTTCAAActtcttttattaatatttataatagttttcaatcttcaaataatcgtcaacaacaacaacaacaaccaactgTAAATTCAAACAATAACACCACCACTAGCacaaccactaccaccaccaccaccaccaccacaaattcaacatcatcaccatcatcgtCTTTAGCATCtttaaacaataacaacaacaataataataataataataataataataataatgaaccaAGTAAacctcttttaatttttccttcagtttcattaattaaagaaaatgcTATTTCAATCATTGATAATCCAACTATACCTACATTTGACTATGAGGATATTATAGCTAGAACTATGAAACAAATGAAGTTGTCAGAACAATCAAAAGCAGATCCACCaaaaacagcaacaacaacaacgacaacaacTACTGCAACTACAAAAACACCAGCAAATACCCCAACACCCCCtaaaccattaccaccaccaacagcatcatcatcatcaccaccaaagAAATCACCTGTAAATATTagcaacaccaccaccaccaccaccaccaccaataataataataataataatagtagtaatccTAAAACTCCAAATGGAAAAGAAGGTGGATTACCAGATCTAAATAATAACTGCCCAGTTTGCggtatttcatttaaatctatTGGAAAGGATTGgccatcaattaataaacataTCGATGAATGTTTAACCTTTAATTTATTGGATAAAGAGACATTAGAGtaagtaatagtagtagtagtggcaGCAGACATCTTTAATATACTGACAACAAAATACCTTTTACCAGAAATTTTCATaactaacttttttaattttttatttttaaaatttaatagtcCAAAAGCCAAATCAACAACTATTAAATGTCCTTACAGTGGATGTAAAAAGTCAATGACAACAGtagaatttataaatcattGTAATGAAAAGCATTTGCTAGACGATGTTCATAATTATAAGTGTCCTTTATGTAATGAAAaggtaatttattatatttttatttttatttttatttccaagATTTCCCCAGATTTTAAcacctatttttttttttttttttttttttttttacagtcaccaaatttaattagcCATCTAAGTAAAACACATATAAGGGTTCAACAAAAACAAGTTGGTGTTGGTTATTCAACAAGTGtacttgaaaatgatttaagtGAAGATATTGAATGTCCAATTTGTCTTGAAGAGTTCACAAAAGGTCAAAATGTGGCCCGTTTAGAATGTTGGTGCATATTTCATACAAATTGTATTTctgaatatttattaaaatcaaagaaatgcCCAGTCCATAATTAacttatttaaaaagaagaacaaaaataactttttttaaaaaaaaaaaaaaaaaaaaaaaacaaaagaaaaaaaaaaaaaaaaacaataattaataaatacgtataataacaacacaggtaatagttattatttataattaatcaaaatccacagattttcaaattcctttttttttttttttttataaaactaaaataaaatttattacacaaataaaaaaaaaaaaaaaacattctttaaaaattgggAAGAGGAGTTATTAAtgtctttatttttttaaattgcttattattatttttagaaaaaaaaaaaaaaaccaaattcggttggaaataaaaatgaaatataaattaattttaattaatttttctctttttttattttattttttttttttttttttttcaacaatttcttgagaaatcaattttaggaattttttttatataaattcaaaattttttttttttttttattaattttaattattattattattactattattaatcctataattcaaatgtaaaaatgttaaaccaagaagaaaaagaaattaataaattatcatctGTTTTTGTTGGAAAActagaaaatgataaaattgatcaaaataaaaatcaagtTGTAATTTCGATaggaatgaaaaaaaaagataaaaaggaattaataaaatccaTTCAAGAAAGTAATGGAAacataaatgaaatttcaataaaattatcaaaaaatactAATACAACCATAActgaagaaaaagataaaaaaatagatgaattagaaatgaaaattaaagaaatggaattaaaattaaaagaaatgaaattacgttcaaaaaaacaaaatttaagaATAAGGAAACAAGATCATTTAATtatagaaattaataataaaattaataatattattataaattcatcatcaataattACCACACAAACTAAAGatagtaattttattaataataataataaaaataataataataataataataataataataataatatgaataataataataataataataataataataataataataataataataataatagcaataataatatcaataatagtaataatagtaataactcaatttagaataaaaataattttatttgtattatattaaaaaaaaaaaaaaaaaaaaaaaaaaaaaaaaaaaaaaaaattaaaatgttgtttaaatatttacattattcattgtaatttttattttttttattttttttttaaaaaaaaaaacttgaattttcatttattttatatgggCTTGGAACTTAATCCTCATTTTTTTATGACGTGGTTGTATCCTAAAATATTTGaggaaattattaaaaaaattaaaaaaattaaaaaattccaattcacataaaaccaaaataaaaatttaaaaatagagtAGCTTTGTGAAGTCATTCTTTGctggtttttatttttaattatttttttattttttttttatgatttttttccattttttttttccatataaaaacattttttttttttttttaatttttttaattattaccaaataataaatttatttatctatattaaataatatataaaaaaaaaaaaattccaaatatttattttaattaattttaaggtatttattaatatttttaaaatcatcactgttttttttttttttattattatttaaattatttaaaattaattacttcccttcatttttaaatataaaatccaCAAACTTTTACCtctcccaaaaaaaaaaaattttttttaatttttttttttttttttttttttaaatttttttttttttttttttttttttttttgaattttttttttttttttttttttttttttgttgattttttttttttttttagtggtgtatttgtaaattaaaaacaacaataataattaattatatattaacattaaatcaatattcaaaaaggcattataaataaaatcgattttattttattttttccctTTTTTGTACAATAACAATTATCAATAacgcaaaaaaaaaaaaaaaaaacaaacagatcataaaaaaacaaacaaacaaacaaatacaTAAAACAAAATGAGTAACGCACTTCCACTTGATGAATGGGTAGAGACTGCACGTCAATGCAAATATTTACcagaaaatgatttaaagaaACTTTGTGAAAGAGTTAAGGAACTTTTATTAGAAGAATCAAATGTACAACCAGTTAGAAGTCCAGTTACCATTTGTGGTGATATTCACGGTCAATTTTATGatttattagaattattcAAAACCGGTGGTGAAGTACCAGATACAAACTATGTTTTCATGGtaagttgtttttttttttttttaatgtgtAGGATCGattactaataaaaaaaaaaaaaaaaaaaaaaaaaaaaaaaaaaaaaaaaaaaaattttatcttttttttttttttctttcttctcCTTTAAATAGGGTGATTTTGTCGATAGAGGATATTACAGTTTAGAAACATTTACATATTTACTTGCACTCAAAGCTAGATACCCAGATAAAATTACATTATTAAGAGGAAATCATGAAAGTAGACAAATCACACAAGTTTATGGTTTTTATGATGAATGCCAACAAAAATATGGTAATGTAAATGCTTGGAAATATTGTACAAGTGTTTTCGATTTCTTAACTTTAGCTGCTgtaggttttttttaaaaaaataatttctatttttaataatttctatttttataaaaaaaaaaaaaaaaaaaaaaaaaaataacttttttaaatctaacttttttatttttttattttttatttttttttttattattatttatttaaaatttctaccTTTAGATTATTGATGGTAAAGTACTTTGTGTTCATGGTGGTTTATCACCAAAAGTACGTACTTTGGATcaaattagaattatttcAAGAAATTTAGAGATTCCACATGAAGGTCCATTCTGTGATTTAATGTGGTCAGATCCAGAAGATATTGAACAATGGCAACCATCACCAAGAGGTGCAGGTTGGTTATTCGGAAGTAAAGTCACTGCAGAGTTTGAACATATCAATGGTCTTAACCTCATTTGTCGTGCTCATCAATTGGTACAAGAAGGTTATAGATATATGTTTGATAATAGTTTAGTCACTGTTTGGTCTGCTCCAAACTATTGTTATAGATGTGGTAATGTCGCTTCCATCCTTTCACTCAATGAAAACTTGGATAGagatttcaaaattttccaAGCCGTTCAAGAAGAAAGAAATATACCAACTCGTCCAACTATGcaatatttcttttaaattattaattttattcatcatttaaaaaaaaaaaaaaaaaaaaaaaaaaaaaaaactaataactTGTCATCAACATTATAACAATactcatcatcaccaccaaacaaacaatatctttatttttatatccCCCCTTTTTTTAGAagaaaaaagtaatattaagtttttgaaaaaaaaaaaaaaaaaaaaaaaaaaaaaatataataaaatatttatattaaaaaaataataataataataatagtaataggtATTTTTTCCTAAATAtggtttatatatttttttacagCAAAGAATACAATAAAGAGTGTtgatactattattaatactaatttTGGAATTTCAGGTGGTACTCCTATAGTTTCAGTATCCATAATGAGATCAAAACTTTGATATTTATAACCATcattttttacaaatgatGGTGTGATTGCTAAATTAATTGCATCAATCATAATAATTGAGCATGGATTATGTTTAATTCTATTAAGTTCATAtgattccttttttttttcccccaaatgtataaataatttaaaaaaaacaataaattaatatatatatatatatatatatatatatatatatatatattgaatatatatatatatatatattgatGATAGTataaaacaatattaataatttacataCTATAACATAAGAACTGGAATCAGtcttaaatttaataatttcagtATTTAAAAGGTCTcttgattttggtttttcatcttcattcaatttgaatttatttaaaacctCTGTAGTTATTAAAGGGTTatcaaaaaatttgattctaTAATCTGTTGGGctcttttataaatttaaatttaagatTTTTAGTAAAATGGTTTGAgtttttttggatttgtttgaacaaaaaaaaaaaaaaaaaaaaaaaaaaaaaaaaaaaaacatactgTTGCTGGGTATGATATTCTTAATGCATATTGAGTATTTGGTTTAagatcttttaataaaaaatataaagtattgttattattattattattattattattattattattattattgtttttactACTAAATTGTTCtggtattgattttataacAACATCTCTCAAACCACCAAGGTCAGGTTTTAATAAAGTAACTTTTTCAGATACTGATTTAGGAATATATGTAAAACATGaatcttttgaatttattttgcTTTGATCCTGTAAagcatttaaaaattta comes from Dictyostelium discoideum AX4 chromosome 2 chromosome, whole genome shotgun sequence and encodes:
- a CDS encoding Fis-type helix-turn-helix domain-containing protein; amino-acid sequence: MLNQEEKEINKLSSVFVGKLENDKIDQNKNQVVISIGMKKKDKKELIKSIQESNGNINEISIKLSKNTNTTITEEKDKKIDELEMKIKEMELKLKEMKLRSKKQNLRIRKQDHLIIEINNKINNIIINSSSIITTQTKDSNFINNNNKNNNNNNNNNNNNMNNNNNNNNNNNNNNNNNNSNNNINNSNNSNNSI
- the arpB gene encoding actin related protein 2; protein product: MDSNKVIVMDNGTGFVKCGFAGANFPTAIFPSMVGRPILRSEEKVENVEIKDIMVGDEAAKLRSMLQITYPLENGIIRNWDDITHVWDYALKEKLKVSDPTECKILLTEPPMNPVANRQKMIECMFEKYGFQAVYVAIQAVLTLYAQGLLTGVVVDSGDGVTHIIPVYEGYSIPHLTRRLDVAGRDVTRYLIKLLLLRGYAFNRTADFETIRQIKEKLCYVAYDVQQEMKLASETTVLVENYTLPDGRVIKVGQERFQASEALFNPSLVDVEGGGVHEQLFDCITKADRDLQQGFYQHIVLSGGSSMYPGLPSRLEKEIRSLYLERVLKGNKEGLAKFKCRIEDPPRRKHMVFLGGAVLADLTKDRDDFWITKAEYMEKGFGALDKLTKLSV
- the ppp6C gene encoding protein phosphatase 6 catalytic subunit, with amino-acid sequence MSNALPLDEWVETARQCKYLPENDLKKLCERVKELLLEESNVQPVRSPVTICGDIHGQFYDLLELFKTGGEVPDTNYVFMGDFVDRGYYSLETFTYLLALKARYPDKITLLRGNHESRQITQVYGFYDECQQKYGNVNAWKYCTSVFDFLTLAAIIDGKVLCVHGGLSPKVRTLDQIRIISRNLEIPHEGPFCDLMWSDPEDIEQWQPSPRGAGWLFGSKVTAEFEHINGLNLICRAHQLVQEGYRYMFDNSLVTVWSAPNYCYRCGNVASILSLNENLDRDFKIFQAVQEERNIPTRPTMQYFF
- a CDS encoding C2H2-type zinc finger-containing protein; translation: MSNVETKTPNWRFNPKTSEPDISEDGLDIVDSGKNKAWTTAIASDISINRQSNTLYYYEIRVNFCNVSNSIKIVFGIMGENYMTRILSITRGLVGSLKGSCPYGYYPDFGIGTLCYFANGSIVRDGVSLAEKAQSYTTNDRIGMLVDTCNNSVAFFKNSQLQTSFINIYNSFQSSNNRQQQQQQPTVNSNNNTTTSTTTTTTTTTTTNSTSSPSSSLASLNNNNNNNNNNNNNNNNEPSKPLLIFPSVSLIKENAISIIDNPTIPTFDYEDIIARTMKQMKLSEQSKADPPKTATTTTTTTTATTKTPANTPTPPKPLPPPTASSSSPPKKSPVNISNTTTTTTTTNNNNNNNSSNPKTPNGKEGGLPDLNNNCPVCGISFKSIGKDWPSINKHIDECLTFNLLDKETLDPKAKSTTIKCPYSGCKKSMTTVEFINHCNEKHLLDDVHNYKCPLCNEKSPNLISHLSKTHIRVQQKQVGVGYSTSVLENDLSEDIECPICLEEFTKGQNVARLECWCIFHTNCISEYLLKSKKCPVHN